A DNA window from Falco naumanni isolate bFalNau1 chromosome Z, bFalNau1.pat, whole genome shotgun sequence contains the following coding sequences:
- the DNAJC25 gene encoding dnaJ homolog subfamily C member 25 isoform X3, whose amino-acid sequence MAAGGGAGPGRRWLLSLWLCAAVLPRAARGLTEGLYCGRRVCYEVLGVSRQASKVEIARAYRQLARKYHPDRYRGEAAAPGGGGPQAAHEKFLLIATAYETLKDEETRKDYDYMLDHPEEYYRHYYHYYSRRLAPKVDVRIVILVMVCAISVFQFDSLEDHQKETFLERRLWIREKYEIYKREQEEELKKKMAMDPRWKRYRRWMKNEGPGRLTFIDD is encoded by the exons atggcggccggcggcggcgcggggccggggcggcgctGGCTGCTGAGCCTGTGGCTGTGCGCGGCCGTGCTGccgcgggcggcgcggggcctGACGGAGGGCCTGTACTGCGGGCGGCGCGTCTGCTACGAGGTGCTGGGCGTCAGCCGGCAGGCCAGCAAGGTGGAGATCGCCCGCGCCTACCGGCAGCTGGCCCGCAAGTACCACCCCGACCGCTACCGCGGAGaagcggcggcgccgggcggcggcggaCCGCAGGCGGCGCACGAGAAGTTCCTCCTCATCGCCACCGCCTACGAGACCCTCAAG GATGAAGAAACACGTAAAGATTATGACTACATGTTGGATCATCCTGAAGAGTATTACAGGCATTATTACCACTACTACAGCAGGAGATTGGCACCTAAAGTGGATGTCAGAATAGTGATTCTTGTTATGGTGTGTGCCATCTCCGTGTTTCAG TTTGACAGCCTAGAAGATCATCAAAAAGAGACCTTTCTTGAACGGCGGCTGTGGATACGAGAAAAGTATGAG ATCTATAAACGAGAACAAGAGGAGGAGTTAAAGAAGAAGATGGCCATGGATCCCCGATGGAAGAGGTATCGGCGGTGGATGAAGAATGAAGGACCTGGAAGACTGACTTTTATTGATGATTGA
- the DNAJC25 gene encoding dnaJ homolog subfamily C member 25 isoform X1 produces MAAGGGAGPGRRWLLSLWLCAAVLPRAARGLTEGLYCGRRVCYEVLGVSRQASKVEIARAYRQLARKYHPDRYRGEAAAPGGGGPQAAHEKFLLIATAYETLKDEETRKDYDYMLDHPEEYYRHYYHYYSRRLAPKVDVRIVILVMVCAISVFQFFSWWSSYNEAINYLATVPKYRIQATEIARQQGLLNKTKEKGKNRRSKEEIREEEEEIIKDIIKNKIDIKGGYQKPKIHDILLFQILLAPFYLGKYLVWNCWWIYCFSIKGQEYGVEEKLYIIRKYMKMSPSQFDSLEDHQKETFLERRLWIREKYEIYKREQEEELKKKMAMDPRWKRYRRWMKNEGPGRLTFIDD; encoded by the exons atggcggccggcggcggcgcggggccggggcggcgctGGCTGCTGAGCCTGTGGCTGTGCGCGGCCGTGCTGccgcgggcggcgcggggcctGACGGAGGGCCTGTACTGCGGGCGGCGCGTCTGCTACGAGGTGCTGGGCGTCAGCCGGCAGGCCAGCAAGGTGGAGATCGCCCGCGCCTACCGGCAGCTGGCCCGCAAGTACCACCCCGACCGCTACCGCGGAGaagcggcggcgccgggcggcggcggaCCGCAGGCGGCGCACGAGAAGTTCCTCCTCATCGCCACCGCCTACGAGACCCTCAAG GATGAAGAAACACGTAAAGATTATGACTACATGTTGGATCATCCTGAAGAGTATTACAGGCATTATTACCACTACTACAGCAGGAGATTGGCACCTAAAGTGGATGTCAGAATAGTGATTCTTGTTATGGTGTGTGCCATCTCCGTGTTTCAG TTCTTCAGCTGGTGGAGTAGTTACAATGAAGCTATCAACTACCTAGCTACAGTGCCAAAATACCGTATACAAGCTACTGAGATTGCCAGGCAACAAGGTTTACTCAACAAGactaaagaaaaaggcaagaacaGGCGCTCTAAAGAAGAAATTCGcgaagaggaggaagaaatcaTCAaagacattattaaaaataaaatagatataAAAGGCGGTTATCAGAAGCCCAAGATACATGATATCCTTCTATTTCAGATCCTTCTTGCTCCTTTTTACTTGGGCAAATACTTAGTTTGGAACTGTTGGTGGATTTATTGTTTCTCTATTAAAGGGCAAGAATATGGTGTGGAAGAGAAGCTGTATATCATACGAAAGTACATGAAAATGTCTCCTTCTCAGTTTGACAGCCTAGAAGATCATCAAAAAGAGACCTTTCTTGAACGGCGGCTGTGGATACGAGAAAAGTATGAG ATCTATAAACGAGAACAAGAGGAGGAGTTAAAGAAGAAGATGGCCATGGATCCCCGATGGAAGAGGTATCGGCGGTGGATGAAGAATGAAGGACCTGGAAGACTGACTTTTATTGATGATTGA
- the DNAJC25 gene encoding dnaJ homolog subfamily C member 25 isoform X2 — protein sequence MLDHPEEYYRHYYHYYSRRLAPKVDVRIVILVMVCAISVFQFFSWWSSYNEAINYLATVPKYRIQATEIARQQGLLNKTKEKGKNRRSKEEIREEEEEIIKDIIKNKIDIKGGYQKPKIHDILLFQILLAPFYLGKYLVWNCWWIYCFSIKGQEYGVEEKLYIIRKYMKMSPSQFDSLEDHQKETFLERRLWIREKYEIYKREQEEELKKKMAMDPRWKRYRRWMKNEGPGRLTFIDD from the exons ATGTTGGATCATCCTGAAGAGTATTACAGGCATTATTACCACTACTACAGCAGGAGATTGGCACCTAAAGTGGATGTCAGAATAGTGATTCTTGTTATGGTGTGTGCCATCTCCGTGTTTCAG TTCTTCAGCTGGTGGAGTAGTTACAATGAAGCTATCAACTACCTAGCTACAGTGCCAAAATACCGTATACAAGCTACTGAGATTGCCAGGCAACAAGGTTTACTCAACAAGactaaagaaaaaggcaagaacaGGCGCTCTAAAGAAGAAATTCGcgaagaggaggaagaaatcaTCAaagacattattaaaaataaaatagatataAAAGGCGGTTATCAGAAGCCCAAGATACATGATATCCTTCTATTTCAGATCCTTCTTGCTCCTTTTTACTTGGGCAAATACTTAGTTTGGAACTGTTGGTGGATTTATTGTTTCTCTATTAAAGGGCAAGAATATGGTGTGGAAGAGAAGCTGTATATCATACGAAAGTACATGAAAATGTCTCCTTCTCAGTTTGACAGCCTAGAAGATCATCAAAAAGAGACCTTTCTTGAACGGCGGCTGTGGATACGAGAAAAGTATGAG ATCTATAAACGAGAACAAGAGGAGGAGTTAAAGAAGAAGATGGCCATGGATCCCCGATGGAAGAGGTATCGGCGGTGGATGAAGAATGAAGGACCTGGAAGACTGACTTTTATTGATGATTGA